In Gadus macrocephalus chromosome 4, ASM3116895v1, the following proteins share a genomic window:
- the ascl1a gene encoding achaete-scute homolog 1a, producing MDITAKMEISISSQQQFVPSACFFSSAAQSVQLSPTSSQSSGKSAASNQKQRQRSSSPELLRCKRRLNFAGFGYSLPATTPHAVARRNERERNRVKLVNNGFATLREHVPNGAANKKMSKVETLRSAVEYIRALQQLLDEHDAVSAAFQSGVLSPAMSQNYSNDMNSMAGSPVSSYSSDEGSYDALSPEEQELLDFTSWF from the coding sequence ATGGACATCACGGCCAAGATGGAGATCAGCAtcagcagccagcagcagtTCGTCCCGTCTGCGTGCTTCTTCTCCAGCGCGGCACAGAGCGTGCAGCTCAGCCCGACCAGCAGCCAGAGCAGCGGCAAGTCCGCCGCGTCCAATCAGAAGCAGCGGCAGCGGTCCTCTTCGCCTGAGCTTCTCCGCTGCAAGCGCAGACTCAACTTCGCGGGCTTCGGATACAGCCTGCCCGCGACGACGCCGCACGCGGTGGCGCGTCGGAACGAGCGCGAGCGCAACCGCGTGAAGCTGGTCAACAACGGCTTCGCCACCCTGCGCGAGCACGTACCGAACGGCGCGGCCAACAAGAAGATGAGCAAGGTGGAGACGCTGCGGTCCGCGGTGGAGTACATCCGTGCGCTACAACAGCTCCTGGACGAGCACGACGCGGTGAGCGCGGCGTTCCAGTCGGGCGTGCTTTCGCCCGCCATGTCGCAGAACTACTCCAACGACATGAACTCCATGGCGGGGTCACCGGTGTCGTCGTACTCCTCGGATGAGGGCTCCTACGACGCGCTCAGCCCAGAGGAGCAGGAGCTTCTGGATTTCACCAGCTGGTTCTGA